The proteins below come from a single Myxococcales bacterium genomic window:
- a CDS encoding TonB-dependent receptor — protein MRGTAIDAETGTPLPGVTIAVVGGAGQVATTDDDGRFTLPLPRGTYVLRVRAELYQVRRIRGVVVRGGLTQLDLKLRLDDAAVEEVVIEAEPDRKSEAANLQERKRSAVVQDAVSAQEISRSPDSSAGDAVKRVVSATVVGGRYVFVRGLGGRYSTTLLNGVVLPSPDPDSTAVPLDLFPASLIANLTVVKSYTPDLPGAFAGGDLVIKTNTYPQDFEVKAKVSLSGDSVSTGNDRLDYAGGGTDFLAFDDGGRALPSLVPTDRPLRVGTNGVDAATAERVGETFQNVWNTSARSVLPNLGLGAQVGDSFADRCERKYGYLATFNYGYKQGIQDGEVAALRISEGALGVRQRLASRIGTATASLGGLLNAGVELTPDHAIDLLTLYTRTADDRTQEVSGFSEADDGEVLARRMQFVTRAMSFTQLTGRHTLPSLRRSTLDWEANVAVIDRDEPDTRDIEYDLLDDGRRRFQNGPGSAEHFFSHLDDTTGGGGVTATVPLGPVELRVGGLAQWSKRHFAARRFRFGLLGSADPSVVFLDPEQMLSAEHIGPDFRIEERTLQADTYDASTSQLAGFAMADVTRFEPLRIVGGLRYETGTLALTPGSPYAITQQPEPGIDRADSHVMPAVNVIYAVSDRMNLRAGYSFTVARPQLRELAPFLFFDFARRRAVSGNVDLVDTRIHNGDLRWEWFPAERSVLAASAFVKQFRDPIESVIVNVAQGDLSFANAAGASLKGVELEARGSLDLLHPSLAAFRATGNLTLIDSQIELGPEAAAQTNQRRPLQGQSSYVVNLDLGWERKATGTDVSLLYNVFGERIAEVGVEGLPDVYEQPFHRLDLSASQALPQHLKLKFAATNLLNQDVVVQQGEFAVQKYRPGVAVSAALEWSP, from the coding sequence GTGCGCGGCACGGCCATCGACGCCGAGACCGGCACGCCGCTGCCGGGCGTGACCATCGCGGTCGTCGGCGGGGCCGGGCAGGTCGCGACCACCGACGACGACGGGCGCTTCACGCTGCCGCTGCCGCGCGGGACCTACGTGCTGCGGGTCCGCGCCGAGCTGTACCAGGTGCGCCGGATCCGTGGCGTCGTGGTCCGCGGCGGGCTCACCCAGCTCGACCTCAAGCTCCGGCTCGACGACGCCGCGGTCGAGGAGGTCGTGATCGAGGCCGAGCCCGATCGCAAGAGCGAGGCCGCCAACCTGCAAGAGCGCAAGCGCTCGGCGGTGGTCCAGGACGCCGTCAGCGCCCAGGAGATCAGCCGCAGCCCTGACTCCAGCGCCGGCGACGCGGTCAAGCGCGTGGTCTCGGCCACCGTCGTCGGCGGCCGCTACGTGTTCGTGCGCGGCCTCGGCGGGCGCTACTCGACCACGCTGCTCAACGGCGTGGTCTTGCCCAGCCCGGATCCCGACTCGACCGCGGTGCCGCTCGATCTGTTCCCGGCGTCGCTGATCGCCAACCTCACCGTCGTGAAGAGCTACACGCCGGACCTGCCGGGCGCGTTCGCCGGCGGCGATCTGGTGATCAAGACCAACACCTATCCGCAGGACTTCGAGGTCAAGGCCAAGGTCTCGCTGTCCGGTGACAGCGTCTCGACCGGCAACGACCGGCTCGACTACGCCGGCGGCGGCACCGACTTCCTGGCGTTCGACGACGGCGGCCGCGCGCTGCCGTCGCTGGTGCCGACCGACCGGCCGCTGCGCGTCGGGACCAACGGCGTCGACGCCGCCACCGCCGAGCGGGTCGGCGAGACCTTCCAGAACGTCTGGAACACGTCGGCCCGGAGCGTGCTGCCCAACCTCGGCCTCGGCGCTCAGGTGGGCGACAGCTTCGCCGACCGCTGCGAGCGGAAGTACGGCTACCTGGCCACGTTCAACTACGGCTACAAGCAGGGCATCCAGGACGGCGAGGTCGCGGCCCTGCGCATCTCCGAGGGCGCGCTCGGCGTGCGCCAGCGCCTGGCCAGCCGGATCGGCACCGCGACGGCCTCGCTCGGCGGGCTGCTCAACGCCGGGGTCGAGCTGACGCCCGATCACGCGATCGACCTGCTCACGCTCTACACCCGCACCGCCGACGATCGCACCCAGGAGGTGTCGGGCTTCTCCGAGGCCGACGACGGCGAGGTGCTGGCGCGTCGGATGCAGTTCGTGACCCGCGCGATGAGCTTCACGCAGCTCACCGGGCGCCACACCCTGCCGAGCCTGCGCCGCTCGACGCTCGACTGGGAGGCCAACGTCGCGGTGATCGATCGCGACGAGCCCGACACGCGCGACATCGAGTACGACCTGCTCGACGACGGGCGCCGCCGGTTCCAGAACGGGCCGGGCAGCGCCGAGCACTTCTTCTCGCACCTCGACGACACCACCGGCGGCGGCGGGGTGACCGCGACCGTGCCGCTGGGCCCGGTCGAGCTCCGGGTCGGCGGGCTGGCGCAGTGGTCGAAGCGCCACTTCGCGGCCCGGCGCTTCCGGTTCGGCCTGCTCGGGAGCGCCGATCCGTCGGTGGTCTTCCTCGACCCCGAGCAGATGCTGTCGGCCGAGCACATCGGCCCCGACTTCCGGATCGAGGAGCGCACGCTCCAGGCCGACACCTACGACGCGTCGACCTCGCAGCTCGCGGGCTTCGCGATGGCCGACGTCACGCGGTTCGAGCCGCTGCGGATCGTCGGCGGGCTCCGCTACGAGACCGGCACGCTGGCGCTCACGCCCGGCAGCCCCTACGCCATCACCCAGCAGCCCGAGCCCGGGATCGATCGCGCCGACAGCCACGTCATGCCGGCCGTGAACGTGATCTACGCCGTGTCCGACCGCATGAACCTGCGCGCCGGCTACAGCTTCACCGTCGCCCGGCCGCAGCTGCGCGAGCTGGCGCCGTTCCTGTTCTTCGACTTCGCGCGGCGGCGCGCGGTGTCCGGCAACGTCGACCTCGTCGACACCCGCATCCACAACGGCGATCTGCGCTGGGAGTGGTTCCCGGCCGAGCGCTCGGTGCTGGCCGCGAGCGCGTTCGTGAAGCAGTTCCGCGATCCGATCGAGAGCGTCATCGTCAACGTCGCGCAGGGCGACCTCAGCTTCGCCAACGCCGCGGGCGCGTCGCTCAAGGGCGTCGAGCTCGAGGCCCGGGGCAGCCTGGACCTGCTCCACCCGAGCCTCGCGGCGTTCCGGGCCACGGGCAACCTGACGTTGATCGACTCGCAGATCGAGCTCGGGCCCGAGGCCGCGGCGCAGACCAACCAGCGGCGGCCGCTCCAGGGCCAGTCGAGCTACGTGGTCAACCTCGACCTGGGTTGGGAGCGCAAGGCAACTGGCACCGACGTGTCACTCCTCTACAACGTGTTCGGCGAACGCATCG
- a CDS encoding biopolymer transporter ExbD — translation MAVELNVGGGKGRRSNVRPSMNVTPLVDVVLVLLIIFMVIAPMMVKQFWLHVPKKEAATNPEAQAPSDGPVPVVVTVRADRSVWINKDRVEIAALGDRLQRIFAARTDRLVFFDAEDAVPYGEAMRVLDAARGGGAANIAVLTDAVR, via the coding sequence ATGGCCGTCGAACTCAACGTCGGTGGCGGCAAGGGCCGGCGCAGCAACGTGCGCCCGTCGATGAACGTGACGCCGCTGGTCGACGTCGTGCTCGTGCTGTTGATCATCTTCATGGTCATCGCGCCGATGATGGTCAAGCAGTTCTGGTTGCACGTCCCCAAGAAGGAGGCGGCGACCAACCCCGAGGCGCAGGCGCCCAGCGACGGCCCGGTGCCGGTGGTCGTCACCGTCCGCGCCGACCGCTCGGTGTGGATCAACAAGGACCGGGTCGAGATCGCCGCGCTCGGCGATCGGCTCCAGCGCATCTTCGCCGCGCGCACCGACCGGCTGGTGTTCTTCGACGCCGAGGACGCCGTGCCCTACGGCGAGGCGATGCGCGTGCTCGACGCCGCGCGGGGCGGCGGCGCGGCGAACATCGCGGTCCTCACGGACGCGGTCCGTTGA
- a CDS encoding biopolymer transporter ExbD produces MNVTPLVDVVLVLLIIFMVVIPQMEAGATVNVPGAANPDAQTDLKNPPITLSMTAAGGLYLEKRGVTRDELMPLLRQARAASPRSKLVLKGDRAVSYGAMRALFRECQGIGFPGVSLQVGDKSSGES; encoded by the coding sequence ATCAACGTCACCCCGCTGGTCGACGTCGTCCTCGTGCTGCTGATCATCTTCATGGTCGTGATCCCGCAGATGGAGGCGGGCGCCACCGTCAACGTGCCGGGCGCCGCCAACCCCGACGCGCAGACCGATCTCAAGAACCCGCCGATCACGCTGTCGATGACCGCGGCCGGGGGCCTGTACCTCGAGAAGCGCGGCGTCACGCGCGACGAGCTGATGCCGCTCTTGCGCCAGGCCCGCGCGGCGTCGCCGCGGAGCAAGCTCGTGCTCAAGGGCGACCGCGCGGTCAGCTACGGCGCGATGCGCGCGCTGTTCCGCGAGTGTCAGGGCATCGGCTTCCCCGGCGTGTCGCTGCAGGTCGGCGACAAGAGCAGCGGGGAGAGCTGA